The following coding sequences are from one Alosa alosa isolate M-15738 ecotype Scorff River chromosome 13, AALO_Geno_1.1, whole genome shotgun sequence window:
- the LOC125305800 gene encoding raftlin-like isoform X4 produces MKCFKVPSWKYQSMCPGAKLLYQRHARNWQIQDAADQGIMFVGFIQEPGRVRVHLSSLRDTEEPSLSLHSSPSSLHSSGVGRSPIPSPLEPTAPEEQSKAAGDEPMSLNEDDEEPPTGHGSRGVDAVVEEEEVMSSVPASPSSQASDLESPTHNNNDTKVSQRTNKLSSSAPVKNGMELFALYNHPCSRETQVKFYTVKVPLRVQPQEEGVPSVEANWLDHMTQHFNNGASLVDGYFHLGDGGGDSLPKLVESVFIFQEGLEGDSNTATAYDAIVVEQWTIIDGVQVKTDYIPLLQSLALYGWRLTCVLPTPIVKTNSDGSLCTKQIVFLQRPVLPRKKRESKKLIFKTRNKSNKNFIKDAPKGKKKKENTAPLATAERELDDRRISDGVEKVAKEEESKGASEEKRGSTEPELDDKMKPSKAEAEGGIETVEGEVERAAEGEEERGGEVERKEEAEEGGEKEVGERNDSRASTEPEMNGETEREGENRGEAEDEGEGEGEVRNEGDKEETKEEGGQDPEEEQESDLSTQVNKAESDPDKAEEVAGQPGGETLTNGSIGEGPDEEDKMEVEVKE; encoded by the exons ATGAAATGCTTTAAAGTGCCATCTTGGAAGTATCAATCAATGTGTCCAGGAGCTAAGTTGCTGTACCAGAGGCATGCCAGAAATTGG CAGATCCAGGATGCGGCGGACCAGGGGATCATGTTTGTGGGCTTCATCCAGGAGCCTGGCCGAGTCCGAGTCCACCTGTCCAGTCTCAGGGACACGGAGGAGCCCTCCCTGTCTCTGCACTCCAGCCCCAGCTCCCTGCACAGCTCTGGGGTCGGCCGCAGCCCCATCCCCAGTCCCCTGGAGCCCACGGCCCCGGAGGAGCAAAGCAAGGCTGCGGGAGACGAGCCCATGTCCCTGAACGAGGACGACGAGGAGCCGCCCACTGGGCACGGCAGCCGAGGCGTAGACGCAgtcgtggaggaggaggaggtgatgtCCTCCGTCCCTGCTTCGCCATCCTCTCAAGCGTCCGATTTAGAGTCCCCGACGCACAACAACAACGACACAAAAGTCTCACAGCGGACCAATAAGCTGTCCAGCTCAGCGCCTGTTAAGAATG GGATGGAGCTCTTCGCCCTCTATAACCACCCGTGCAGCCGTGAAACTCAAGTCAAGTTCTACACGGTCAAAGTGCCTCTGAGGGTGCAGCCCCAAGAGGAGGGTGTCCCCAGCGTGGAGGCCAACTGGCTCGATCACATGACTCAGCACTTCAACAACGGGGCCTCGCTCGTGGACGGCTACTTCCACCTGGGCGACGGTGGCGGCG ACTCCCTTCCCAAGTTGGTGGAGAGCGTCTTCATCTTTCAAGAAGGCCTGGAGGGAGATTCCAACACAGCCACAGCCTACGATGCCATTGTGGTGGAGCAGTGGACTATCATTGAT GGTGTGCAGGTAAAGACAGACTACATCCCCCTGCTCCAGTCTTTGGCTCTGTACGGATGGAGACTGACCTGCGTCCTGCCCACTCCCATCGTCAAGACCAACAG TGATGGGAGTCTGTGCACCAAGCAGATCGTCTTTCTCCAGAGGCCCGTCCTGCCACGCAAGAAGAGAGAATCTAAG AAGCTCATCTTCAAGACGCGGAACAAGTCCAACAAGAACTTCATCAAAGACGCACCCAAGggcaagaagaagaaggagaacaCCGCACCCCTGGCAACTGCGGAGAGGGAGCTGGACGACCGGAGGATCTCCGACGGCGTGGAGAAGGTGGccaaagaggaggagagcaagggAGCGAgcgaagagaaaagagggagcaCAGAACCTGAGTTAGACGACAAGATGAAACCGAGcaaggcagaggcagagggagggatagagacggttgagggagaggtagagagagcggctgagggagaggaggagagaggaggagaggtggaaagGAAAGAGGAGGCCGAGGAAGGTGGTGAGAAGGAGGTCGGCGAAAGGAACGACAGCAGGGCAAGCACTGAGCCAGAGATGaacggagagacagagagagagggtgagaacaGAGGAGAAGCAGAGGATGAGGgcgaaggagagggagaggtcagGAATGAGGGAGATAAGGAGGAGAcgaaagaggagggaggacaAGACCCAGAAGAAGAGCAGGAAAGCGATCTGAGCACCCAGGTCAACAAGGCCGAGTCTGACCCGGACAAAGCGGAAGAGGTCGCCGGGCAACCGGGAGGAGAGACATTGACCAATGGGAGTATTGGGGAGGGGCCAGACGAGGAGGACAaaatggaggtggaggtgaaggagTAG
- the LOC125306196 gene encoding vitelline membrane outer layer protein 1-like: MASFLTSGFCLLAVLVLGQCAQVKKPFVSCAGVMYNSRSYTSMITVKNGEKFGNWTWPEMCPPDYFAVGFSLRVESKQFAADDTALNGIRLICTKNSDRNSIYSVESHTGYYGDWTTTQYCPTGHLVSFQLRVEPHKGIFGDDTAANNIRFRCSSNPTLEGHGRDWGEYGHWSDTCVDGGICGIETKMEEHQGGLDDSTLNDVRFHCCKSTAQA, encoded by the exons ATGGCATCTTTTCTGACGAGTGGATTCTGTCTACTGGCCGTGCTGGTCCTTGGACAGTGTGCCCAGGTGAAGAAGCCATTTGTGTCATGCGCGGGTGTGATGTACAACAGCAGATCCTACACCTCCATGATCACGGTCAAAAATGGGGAAAAGTTTGGCAActggacatggcctgagatgtGTCCCCCAGATTACTTTGCCGTTGGATTCAGTTTGAGG GTGGAATCTAAACAGTTTGCAGCGGACGACACTGCTCTGAATGGAATCCGTCTCATCTGCACTAAAAATAGTGACAGAAACTCTATCTACTCAGTGGAGTCCCACACTGGATA ctATGGTGACTGGACCACAACACAGTACTGCCCCACCGGCCACCTGGTGTCCTTCCAGCTGCGCGTGGAGCCCCACAAGGGCATCTTTGGGGACGACACGGCCGCCAACAACATCCGCTTCCGCTGCAGCAGCAACCCCACGCTGGAGGGCCACGGCAGGGACTGGGGCGAGTACGGCCACTGGAGCGACACGTGCGTCGACGGGGGCATCTGCGGCATCGAGACCAAGATGGAGGAGCACCAGGGCGGCCTGGACGACTCAACACTCAACGACGTCCGTTTCCACTGCTGTAAAAGCACAGCTCAGGCTTAG